A window of Callospermophilus lateralis isolate mCalLat2 chromosome 13, mCalLat2.hap1, whole genome shotgun sequence contains these coding sequences:
- the Rgs4 gene encoding regulator of G-protein signaling 4 has product MCKGLAGLPASCLRSAKDMKHRLGFLLQKSDSCEHSSAHSKKDKVAVCQRVSQEEVKKWAESLETLITHEYGLATFRAFLKSEYSEENIDFWVSCEEYRKTKSPAKLSPKAKKIYEQFISVQATKEVNLDSHTREETGRNVLEPTVTCFDEAQRKIFNLMEKDSYRRFLKSRFYLDLATPSSGRAEKQKGAKGPADCASLPPQCA; this is encoded by the exons ATGTGCAAGGGACTGGCGGGCCTGCCGGCCTCCTGCCTGCGGAG TGCAAAAGATATGAAGCACCGACTAGGCTTCCTGCTGCAGAAGTCCGACTCCTGCGAGCACAGCTCTGCCCACAGCAAGAAGGACAAAGTGGCTGTTTGCCAGAG GGTGAGCCAAGAGGAAGTCAAGAAATGGGCTGAATCGCTGGAAACCCTGATTACCCATGAAT ATGGCCTGGCCACGTTCAGGGCCTTCCTGAAGTCTGAGTACAGCGAGGAGAACATCGACTTCTGGGTCAGCTGCGAGGAGTACAGGAAGACCAAGTCACCCGCCAAGCTCAGCCCTAAGGCCAAGAAGATCTACGAGCAGTTCATCTCGGTGCAGGCCACCAAGGAG GTGAACCTGGACTCTCACACCAGGGAGGAGACTGGCCGTAATGTGTTGGAGCCCACAGTGACCTGCTTTGACGAGGCCCAGAGAAAGATCTTCAACCTGATGGAGAAGGACTCCTACCGCCGCTTCCTCAAGTCCCGGTTCTATCTGGATTTGGCCACGCCTTCCAGTGGCAGGGCCGAGAAGCAGAAGGGAGCCAAGGGTCCTGCAGACTGTGCGTCCCTACCCCCGCAGTGTGCCTGA